In Sphingobacterium sp. PCS056, the following proteins share a genomic window:
- a CDS encoding 4-hydroxy-3-methylbut-2-enyl diphosphate reductase — MALNLTVDIDKDSGFCFGVVYAIDMAEEILEEDGYLYCLGDIVHNDEEVARLKAKGLRIIGHDVLPTLQHEKVLIRAHGEAPETYKIALENNITLIDASCPVVLKLQNRIKTSFDQEEKILIFGKHGHAEVVGLQGQTNNEALVFQDIAELDDADLPASFTLYSQTTKSVDKFYQIKDELIKRGYEVKANDTICRQVSNRYEDLVHFAKKYDKIIFVSGKKSSNGKVLFEVCLKENSNTYFVSEVGEIDIQVFQENDRVGICGATSTPMWLMQEVKSFLEAV; from the coding sequence ATGGCATTAAATCTAACAGTTGATATTGATAAAGATTCGGGATTTTGTTTTGGTGTTGTCTACGCGATAGATATGGCCGAGGAAATTCTGGAGGAAGATGGTTATTTATACTGTCTGGGTGATATTGTCCATAATGACGAGGAGGTTGCCCGACTTAAGGCGAAGGGATTACGCATCATTGGCCATGATGTATTGCCGACCTTACAGCACGAGAAAGTACTTATTCGCGCACATGGGGAGGCTCCTGAGACATATAAGATCGCATTGGAAAATAACATAACCCTCATCGATGCATCTTGTCCTGTAGTGCTCAAATTGCAAAATAGAATTAAAACTTCTTTTGATCAGGAAGAGAAGATTTTGATTTTTGGAAAGCATGGCCATGCCGAAGTAGTTGGGCTGCAAGGACAGACGAACAATGAAGCTTTGGTTTTTCAAGATATTGCCGAATTGGACGATGCAGACTTGCCCGCTTCCTTTACACTTTATAGCCAGACCACCAAGAGTGTTGATAAATTTTACCAGATCAAAGATGAATTGATCAAGAGAGGGTATGAAGTGAAAGCCAATGATACCATTTGTCGTCAAGTATCTAATCGGTATGAGGATCTGGTACATTTCGCTAAAAAATACGATAAGATTATTTTTGTCTCGGGCAAAAAATCGTCCAATGGTAAAGTGCTTTTTGAAGTATGTCTTAAAGAAAATTCCAATACTTATTTTGTTTCGGAAGTAGGAGAAATTGACATTCAAGTATTTCAAGAAAATGATCGTGTGGGTATATGTGGGGCCACATCTACACCGATGTGGCTGATGCAAGAAGTCAAATCTTTTTTGGAAGCAGTATAA
- a CDS encoding metallophosphoesterase, protein MLIINVFVLLILDFYIFFALKATKIKFAKTKTFAILWWSYSILLSLGVIISFKFNIPLTVRSIFLVAFFLTAASKFFFFFVLILDDIRRGGLWLTRLVTPKKTVKQAVNVLEMPIAEEPVKGITRSDFLTKAGILVGASPLVPLSWGIISGAYDYRVRRQKLYLPNLPAAFHGMTIGQISDVHSGSFYNRKAVNGGVDLLLNEKPDTIFFTGDLVNNVASEMRDYQDIFSRVKADLGVFSTLGNHDYGDYYFGKEDSAAKRKNLQDLIQTHKVMGWDLLNDENRILKVNHEELAIIGVQNWGTGRFPKHGDLKKALLGTEEQAVKLLLSHDPSHWRAQVLDTDVDVMFAGHTHGMQFGVRFKNVQWSPAKYVYKEWAGLYKEKENKQLYVNVGYGFLGYPGRVGILPEITIFELVKGNDPKGLV, encoded by the coding sequence ATGTTAATAATTAATGTATTTGTACTTCTAATATTAGATTTTTATATCTTTTTTGCATTGAAGGCTACTAAAATCAAATTTGCAAAAACTAAAACTTTTGCAATACTTTGGTGGAGCTATTCAATTCTATTGTCTTTGGGAGTTATAATATCCTTTAAGTTTAATATACCGTTGACGGTAAGATCGATCTTTTTAGTTGCATTTTTTCTGACAGCAGCCTCTAAGTTTTTCTTTTTCTTTGTACTTATTTTAGATGACATAAGAAGAGGGGGATTGTGGTTGACGAGATTGGTTACTCCCAAAAAAACGGTTAAACAGGCGGTTAATGTATTGGAAATGCCAATAGCAGAAGAGCCTGTGAAAGGGATAACACGTTCGGATTTTTTAACAAAAGCAGGAATTCTTGTTGGTGCTTCACCATTAGTCCCTTTAAGCTGGGGAATTATTTCTGGAGCTTATGATTATCGGGTTCGTCGTCAAAAATTATACTTACCAAATTTACCGGCAGCATTTCATGGTATGACGATCGGTCAAATTTCAGATGTGCATTCGGGTTCATTTTACAATAGAAAAGCCGTTAATGGCGGAGTTGATTTATTATTGAATGAAAAACCGGATACTATTTTCTTTACCGGTGATTTGGTCAATAATGTTGCTTCGGAGATGCGGGATTATCAGGATATTTTCTCACGCGTAAAGGCTGATCTAGGTGTATTTTCTACTTTAGGAAATCATGATTATGGCGATTACTATTTTGGGAAAGAAGATTCAGCCGCTAAGAGAAAGAATCTTCAAGATTTGATACAGACCCATAAAGTAATGGGTTGGGATCTTTTGAATGATGAAAATCGGATCTTAAAAGTTAATCATGAGGAATTAGCGATTATCGGCGTTCAGAATTGGGGTACGGGAAGATTTCCTAAGCATGGAGATTTGAAAAAAGCCTTATTAGGGACTGAAGAGCAAGCAGTTAAATTACTTCTTTCCCATGATCCTTCACATTGGCGTGCTCAGGTACTCGATACTGATGTAGATGTTATGTTTGCTGGACATACGCACGGTATGCAGTTTGGTGTCCGTTTTAAAAATGTACAATGGAGCCCAGCTAAATATGTATATAAAGAGTGGGCGGGGTTGTACAAAGAGAAAGAAAATAAACAACTTTATGTGAATGTGGGCTATGGGTTTTTAGGATATCCGGGCCGTGTTGGTATCTTGCCTGAAATCACTATTTTTGAACTCGTTAAAGGAAATGATCCTAAAGGTCTTGTATAA
- a CDS encoding DUF2490 domain-containing protein: protein MNIYLTSILLFLISFFCTTAYSQQAPQGWFIYFGNTKINKSKFSIHHELQLRDHQVFGDHNQTLFRLGLQYEVLPWLSITNGYGYIHSESRGEPNNPFRENRIYQEALAKQTAGRFMLRHRLRLEERFIEDQDFRGRGRYVFFADLPLTTLKMQENTIYASFYNEVFINLFQDDHIKTFDRNRLYVGAGYKIRNNLGMQLGYMRQHVGSSKGTNHILLSLHHQIN from the coding sequence ATGAATATCTACTTAACTTCCATCTTATTATTTCTTATTAGCTTCTTCTGTACTACGGCTTATAGTCAACAAGCACCACAAGGTTGGTTTATTTATTTTGGAAATACTAAAATCAATAAATCAAAATTTTCAATTCATCATGAATTGCAGTTACGGGACCATCAAGTTTTTGGAGATCATAATCAAACTTTATTCAGGCTGGGGCTTCAATACGAAGTATTACCTTGGTTGAGCATCACAAATGGTTATGGTTATATTCATTCGGAATCAAGAGGCGAACCCAATAATCCGTTTCGAGAAAATAGAATCTATCAAGAGGCCTTGGCTAAACAAACTGCTGGAAGGTTCATGTTGAGACATCGACTCAGGTTGGAGGAAAGATTTATTGAAGACCAGGATTTTCGTGGCAGAGGAAGGTATGTCTTTTTTGCTGACTTACCTTTAACAACGCTGAAAATGCAAGAAAATACGATTTACGCTTCCTTTTATAATGAAGTTTTTATCAATCTTTTTCAGGATGACCATATAAAAACATTTGATAGGAATCGCTTGTATGTTGGTGCTGGTTATAAAATAAGAAATAATTTAGGTATGCAGTTAGGCTATATGAGACAGCATGTGGGATCCTCCAAAGGGACGAATCATATTTTATTATCGTTGCATCATCAGATCAACTAG
- a CDS encoding UDP-glucose--hexose-1-phosphate uridylyltransferase — MQQTFEINSDPHTRLNILTGERVLVSPHRSKRPWQGQVEDDNQEQRPAYDSKCYLCPTNERADGDVNPDYKESFVFVNDFSALLKDTPTADINEEELFIAESEKGICKVIAFSPRHDLTLPEMSVPAIKAVVDVWQAEFVNLAKYDWIKYIQIFENKGSIMGCSNPHPHGQIWSQNHVPVELQKESKNQKKYFDQHGKTMLSAYVEAELKKQERIIEENDSFVALVPFWASWPYETMIVSKRAIQNIVAFSEKEKEDLAAILKLLTTRYDNLFNTSFPYSAGMHQAPVNSGDFPEWHWHMHFYPPLLRSATVKKFMVGYEMLANPQRDITPEFAAQQLRNCSTTHYKNV; from the coding sequence ATGCAGCAAACATTCGAAATTAATTCGGATCCCCATACTCGGTTGAATATACTGACCGGTGAACGCGTTCTCGTATCTCCACATCGAAGTAAAAGACCTTGGCAAGGACAAGTTGAAGATGACAATCAAGAGCAAAGACCAGCATATGATTCAAAGTGCTATTTGTGCCCAACAAACGAAAGGGCAGATGGCGATGTTAATCCCGATTATAAGGAAAGTTTTGTTTTTGTAAACGACTTTTCGGCTCTTTTAAAGGATACACCTACGGCAGATATCAATGAAGAAGAACTTTTTATTGCTGAATCTGAAAAAGGTATTTGTAAGGTTATTGCCTTTTCACCGCGGCATGATCTGACGCTTCCTGAAATGTCGGTACCTGCGATTAAAGCTGTTGTAGATGTTTGGCAAGCGGAATTTGTTAATTTGGCAAAATATGATTGGATAAAATATATTCAAATATTTGAAAATAAAGGTTCCATAATGGGCTGTAGTAATCCGCATCCGCATGGTCAGATATGGTCGCAAAATCATGTTCCCGTGGAGCTTCAGAAAGAGTCTAAAAATCAAAAAAAATATTTTGATCAGCATGGTAAAACGATGTTAAGTGCGTATGTGGAGGCTGAATTAAAAAAGCAAGAACGTATTATTGAAGAGAATGACTCTTTTGTAGCGTTGGTTCCTTTTTGGGCTTCTTGGCCATATGAAACAATGATTGTGAGTAAAAGAGCGATACAGAATATCGTCGCTTTTTCGGAAAAGGAAAAAGAAGATCTGGCGGCAATTTTGAAGTTGTTGACTACCCGTTATGATAATCTTTTTAACACATCTTTTCCGTATTCGGCGGGTATGCACCAAGCGCCGGTAAATAGTGGTGACTTTCCAGAATGGCACTGGCATATGCATTTTTACCCACCCTTATTACGATCAGCTACTGTTAAAAAATTTATGGTAGGCTACGAAATGCTTGCAAATCCGCAACGTGATATTACTCCTGAATTTGCTGCTCAACAACTAAGAAACTGTTCTACGACCCATTATAAAAACGTATAA
- the hemH gene encoding ferrochelatase translates to MSKKATKGILLVQLGTPDSPATSDVRKYLTEFLMDGRVIDIPYINRTLLVKGIIAPTRAPKSAKIYKTIWDEQTGSPLMHYSVIQRDLLQESLGDEYHVELAMRYQNPSIENALKNLEGMMLDSIRVIPLFPQYASATSGSVIDRVMELIRKWNYLPSMSFVSSYCQEPLMIETFADHARQHDIARFDHIVFSYHGLPVRQLGKVDPTKQLVCPEDGCDSCKNTVNSFCYLSQCHATTRAIAQELGLQKDQYSICFQSRLGKEPWIQPYTSTLLENLAEQGKKKLLVFSPAFVADCIETIDEIGVEYANEFKHLGGEEVQLVESLNGDPKWIAALKRIALDA, encoded by the coding sequence ATGAGTAAGAAAGCTACCAAAGGAATTTTATTAGTTCAGCTGGGGACTCCAGATAGTCCTGCAACATCAGATGTTAGAAAATATTTAACGGAATTTTTAATGGATGGAAGAGTTATTGATATTCCTTATATCAATAGGACTCTTTTAGTCAAAGGAATTATCGCTCCGACGCGTGCGCCAAAGTCAGCCAAGATATACAAAACGATCTGGGATGAGCAAACCGGTTCTCCGTTGATGCATTACAGTGTCATCCAACGTGATTTATTGCAAGAATCATTGGGGGATGAATATCATGTTGAGCTCGCGATGCGTTATCAGAATCCTTCTATTGAAAATGCGTTGAAAAACCTGGAGGGTATGATGTTAGATTCTATACGTGTTATTCCCTTGTTTCCACAATATGCTTCGGCAACTAGTGGGTCGGTTATCGACCGTGTGATGGAATTGATCCGTAAATGGAATTATTTGCCAAGTATGAGTTTTGTCAGCAGCTATTGTCAAGAGCCATTGATGATTGAGACCTTCGCGGATCACGCTAGGCAGCATGATATTGCTCGTTTTGATCACATAGTCTTCAGTTATCATGGGCTTCCTGTGCGTCAATTGGGTAAAGTAGATCCGACTAAGCAGTTAGTTTGTCCGGAAGATGGTTGTGATTCTTGTAAAAATACGGTCAATTCTTTTTGCTATTTGTCACAATGTCATGCTACTACACGTGCGATCGCTCAGGAACTGGGTTTGCAAAAGGATCAATATAGCATCTGTTTTCAATCCAGATTAGGGAAAGAACCTTGGATTCAGCCTTATACATCTACATTATTAGAGAATTTAGCGGAGCAGGGCAAGAAAAAGCTTTTAGTGTTTAGTCCAGCGTTTGTTGCTGATTGTATCGAAACGATTGACGAGATTGGCGTGGAATATGCTAATGAATTTAAACATTTAGGAGGCGAGGAGGTTCAACTTGTTGAAAGTCTAAACGGTGACCCTAAATGGATTGCAGCATTAAAGCGTATCGCTTTGGATGCTTAA
- the galK gene encoding galactokinase, with product MITKESIQNKFKSIFQEEPIIVRSPGRINIIGEHTDYNDGFVLPAAIDKAVYIAVSKRNDDLISLYAEDYKATYEVELNRIAPSDLQWPNYILGVVDQIQKRGLNVGGFNLYIDGDVPLGAGLSSSAAVECATTLALSELFELHIERLEIPKIGQLAEHTYAGVKCGIMDQFASTFGKKDHVLKLDCRSLAYEYVPLILDGYTIILLNTNVKHALGDTAYNKRVEQCKKAIDWIKEKYPDVVNMRDVSVAMLDEMVKGKDAEVYTKTRFVVEESERVHEACEHLKAGNLIALGQNLLASHHGLSQEYEVSCDESDYLVDFTKQFAEVLGARQMGGGFGGCTINIVKDDFVAQFIAQVSPQYFSKFGKELTVIQVKTDDGTSVL from the coding sequence ATGATCACAAAAGAATCCATACAAAATAAATTTAAATCTATTTTTCAAGAAGAACCTATTATTGTACGCTCCCCGGGCAGAATTAATATTATTGGTGAACATACCGATTATAATGATGGTTTTGTATTGCCGGCAGCTATTGATAAAGCTGTTTATATTGCTGTTTCGAAAAGGAACGATGATTTGATTTCTTTGTATGCTGAAGATTATAAGGCTACATATGAAGTTGAATTAAATCGCATTGCTCCTTCAGATCTACAATGGCCAAATTATATTCTGGGAGTGGTGGATCAAATCCAGAAGAGGGGGCTGAACGTTGGGGGATTTAATCTTTATATTGATGGTGATGTACCTTTGGGAGCAGGATTATCTTCTTCTGCAGCTGTTGAGTGTGCGACAACATTGGCCTTAAGTGAACTTTTTGAATTGCATATAGAACGTTTGGAAATACCTAAGATCGGTCAATTGGCGGAGCATACTTATGCTGGTGTTAAATGTGGTATCATGGATCAATTTGCTTCTACTTTTGGGAAGAAAGACCATGTTCTGAAACTAGATTGTCGGTCTTTAGCGTATGAATATGTTCCTCTAATTTTAGATGGATATACCATTATTTTGTTGAATACAAATGTGAAGCACGCATTGGGTGATACCGCTTATAATAAACGTGTGGAGCAATGTAAAAAAGCAATTGATTGGATTAAGGAAAAATATCCAGATGTTGTCAATATGCGTGATGTTTCAGTGGCTATGTTGGATGAAATGGTCAAAGGTAAAGATGCCGAGGTCTATACAAAAACAAGATTTGTGGTCGAAGAAAGTGAGCGTGTACATGAGGCTTGTGAACATTTGAAGGCTGGAAATCTGATCGCATTGGGTCAAAATTTATTAGCCTCACACCATGGATTGAGTCAAGAATATGAAGTCAGTTGTGATGAATCAGATTATCTGGTAGATTTTACTAAACAATTTGCTGAGGTATTAGGAGCTCGACAAATGGGAGGTGGTTTTGGTGGATGTACGATTAATATTGTTAAAGATGATTTTGTTGCGCAATTTATTGCTCAAGTATCGCCGCAATATTTCTCAAAATTTGGTAAAGAATTGACTGTTATTCAGGTGAAGACAGATGATGGTACATCGGTTTTGTAA
- a CDS encoding nucleoside-diphosphate kinase: MATNRTFTMIKPDAVANGHIGAILNDIIAGGFKIVAMKYIQLSTETAGAFYAVHKERPFYGELVNFMTSGPIVAAILEKDNAVEDFRTLIGATNPADAAEGTIRNKYAKSIDANAVHGSDSDENAQIEGAFFFSQFERF; the protein is encoded by the coding sequence ATGGCAACTAACAGAACTTTTACGATGATCAAACCAGATGCAGTTGCAAATGGTCATATCGGCGCAATTTTGAATGATATTATTGCAGGTGGTTTCAAAATCGTAGCAATGAAATATATTCAATTGTCTACAGAAACAGCTGGTGCATTTTATGCAGTACACAAAGAGCGTCCTTTCTATGGAGAATTAGTAAACTTTATGACTTCTGGTCCTATCGTTGCTGCAATCTTAGAGAAAGACAATGCTGTTGAAGACTTCCGTACATTGATCGGTGCTACTAACCCAGCTGATGCTGCAGAAGGTACAATCCGTAACAAATATGCAAAATCTATCGATGCAAATGCAGTTCATGGATCTGATTCAGATGAGAATGCACAGATCGAAGGTGCTTTCTTCTTTTCACAATTTGAAAGATTTTAG
- the ruvX gene encoding Holliday junction resolvase RuvX — MRLMAFDYGTKRIGIAVTDPMQIIATALTTVHPDEVWKFLEDYLRIEGIETFVVGKPLQMDGTDSESAIHVLGFVRRLKKTYPTIEIVEVDERFTSKMASAVIAQSGKKKNKRQEKGMVDTISATLILQTYMETKAF; from the coding sequence ATGAGATTAATGGCTTTTGATTATGGGACAAAACGTATCGGTATAGCGGTAACAGATCCCATGCAGATAATTGCAACAGCATTGACTACGGTGCATCCGGACGAAGTTTGGAAATTTTTAGAAGATTATCTTCGCATCGAGGGCATAGAAACATTTGTTGTTGGCAAGCCGCTTCAAATGGATGGGACGGATTCCGAATCTGCGATCCATGTTTTAGGTTTTGTACGTCGGCTAAAGAAAACTTATCCTACGATTGAGATCGTTGAGGTGGATGAGCGATTTACTTCAAAAATGGCTTCGGCAGTGATTGCTCAAAGCGGCAAGAAAAAAAATAAAAGACAAGAAAAAGGTATGGTAGATACGATTTCAGCAACCCTTATCTTGCAAACATATATGGAAACTAAAGCATTTTAA
- the ybeY gene encoding rRNA maturation RNase YbeY, translating into MALKDILFFTEDIDFKLKEKAKIRQWIMDTIKAEGFKRVGELSFILCSDAYLLEINKQYLNHDTFTDVVTFDSSEEEEVIAGDIFISVERIAENADKFKVDSRDELHRVIMHGVLHLCGYYDKKPEDKTLMTSKENEYLAKRDF; encoded by the coding sequence ATGGCATTAAAAGACATCCTGTTCTTTACAGAGGATATTGATTTTAAATTAAAGGAAAAGGCAAAAATCCGACAGTGGATAATGGATACGATCAAAGCTGAGGGATTTAAACGTGTGGGTGAGTTAAGCTTTATTTTATGCTCCGATGCTTATCTATTAGAAATCAATAAGCAGTATCTGAATCATGACACTTTTACTGATGTGGTTACCTTTGATTCTTCGGAAGAGGAAGAGGTGATCGCAGGCGATATATTTATCAGTGTGGAACGTATTGCTGAAAATGCCGATAAATTTAAGGTAGATAGTAGGGATGAATTGCATCGGGTGATTATGCACGGCGTGTTACATTTATGCGGGTACTATGATAAAAAACCTGAGGACAAAACGCTCATGACTTCCAAAGAGAATGAATATCTAGCGAAAAGGGATTTTTAA
- the mfd gene encoding transcription-repair coupling factor: MGIKEIIEKYGQSELTQTLTKAIQAKNPKVQLKGLIGSSDAVVAVASYTLQERPYLFILPTHEDASYFLSDLESLLDKQVLFFPASYRKPFDFTQLDATHVLQRAETLNVLNHASELPKMVVTYPEAIAEKVINRSDLEKNTLEITEKSKLSIDFINEFLFEYDFDRVDFVYEPGQYAIRGGIVDIFSFSNDLPYRIEFFGDDIESIRTFEIESQLSVAKIHKVTIVPNVQAKFLSAQNISLLEYIDKDAVIWVKDVQFTLDTIKDGNKKATEFWKALSEKEKKDNSEWINPAYGFSDEKNFNALLFDFPIVEFGKQFFYKPDTTIKFDIHPQPSFNKDFNLLIHNFKENEKNKIENLIFSDSPKQIERIYKILEDLDKTVSFIPIHKGFREGFRDDNVKLACYTDHQVFDRYYKYKRKKGYEKSQAITLKDLRDLKPGDYITHIDHGVGKYAGLEKVEVNGKSQEMIRLSYADNDLLYVNINSLNRISKYSGKEGSIPKMNKLGTDVWDKLKKTTKKKVKDIARDLIMLYAKRKAQTGTAFSPDSYLQNELEASFIYEDTPDQEKATADVKRDMESPHPMDRLVCGDVGFGKTEIAIRAAFKAVADSKQVAVLVPTTILAHQHFRTFTERLKDLPCTIDYINRFKTAKQIKETLAKLAEGKIDIIIGTHRLVSKDVKFKDLGLMIIDEEQKFGVSVKEKLKLLRANVDSLTLTATPIPRTLHFSLMGARDLSLINTPPPNRQPVQTELHVFNETLIQEAVSFELERGGQVFFIHNRVADLKQLGAMIQKLVPNARVGIAHGQLEGDDLEDVMLKFINHDFDVLVATTIIEAGLDIPNANTIIINHAHMFGLSDLHQMRGRVGRSNKKSFCYLLSPPLSTLTSEAYKRLSAIEEFSELGAGFNVAMRDLDIRGSGNLLGGEQSGFIAEIGFEMYHKILDEAIQELKEDEFSEVFADDKDHKYVSFTQIDTDMEVLIPDEYVTNISERYNLYTEISKLDNEDQLTDFAVSLEDRFGPIPHEVFELFNTLRLQWFGKQIGFEKISYKKNTLKGYFVNNPKSAYFESDQFGKVLAFVQQHPEISNLKEIKKQLRLALSNVNSISYALKLLKEMV; the protein is encoded by the coding sequence GTGGGAATTAAAGAAATTATAGAAAAATACGGTCAAAGTGAGCTAACACAAACTTTGACTAAAGCGATACAAGCTAAAAATCCAAAAGTCCAGTTAAAAGGTCTTATCGGTTCATCAGATGCCGTTGTGGCGGTGGCGAGTTATACCTTACAAGAACGTCCCTATCTTTTTATCCTTCCGACACATGAAGATGCTTCCTATTTCTTAAGCGACCTCGAAAGTCTCTTGGATAAACAAGTTTTGTTTTTTCCGGCTTCTTACCGTAAACCATTTGACTTCACACAACTCGATGCGACACACGTTCTGCAACGTGCAGAAACATTAAATGTATTAAATCATGCTTCTGAGCTTCCAAAAATGGTGGTTACCTATCCCGAAGCAATAGCTGAGAAAGTCATTAACAGAAGTGATCTGGAGAAAAACACCTTAGAAATAACTGAAAAATCAAAACTCAGTATCGATTTTATTAATGAATTTCTATTTGAATATGATTTCGATCGCGTAGATTTTGTTTACGAACCCGGGCAATACGCCATCAGAGGTGGAATTGTAGACATCTTCTCCTTTTCCAATGATCTTCCTTATCGTATTGAATTCTTTGGAGATGACATCGAAAGTATCAGAACATTTGAAATTGAATCCCAATTGTCGGTAGCAAAAATCCATAAAGTTACCATAGTTCCAAATGTGCAGGCTAAATTTCTTTCGGCACAAAATATATCCCTATTAGAGTATATTGACAAAGATGCAGTGATCTGGGTAAAGGATGTCCAATTTACATTGGATACCATAAAAGATGGGAATAAAAAGGCAACTGAATTTTGGAAGGCTTTGTCTGAGAAAGAGAAGAAAGATAATTCAGAGTGGATAAATCCAGCATATGGATTCTCAGACGAAAAAAACTTCAATGCCTTGCTCTTTGATTTTCCAATTGTAGAGTTCGGAAAACAGTTCTTTTATAAGCCCGATACAACGATCAAATTTGATATCCATCCGCAGCCCTCGTTCAATAAAGATTTCAATCTACTGATCCATAATTTCAAAGAAAACGAAAAAAATAAAATTGAAAATTTAATTTTTTCTGATTCCCCGAAACAGATCGAAAGAATCTATAAAATTTTAGAAGACCTGGACAAAACGGTTTCTTTCATCCCTATTCATAAAGGATTTCGCGAAGGATTTAGAGACGACAATGTCAAATTAGCCTGTTATACCGACCATCAAGTTTTTGATCGGTATTATAAGTATAAACGTAAAAAAGGCTACGAAAAAAGCCAAGCAATCACCTTAAAAGATTTACGCGATCTCAAACCAGGGGACTACATCACCCACATTGATCATGGTGTCGGCAAATATGCCGGTCTAGAAAAAGTCGAAGTCAACGGAAAATCTCAAGAGATGATTCGGTTGAGCTATGCCGACAATGACCTGCTATATGTCAATATCAACTCATTAAATCGGATTTCCAAATATTCAGGAAAAGAAGGTTCGATTCCGAAAATGAATAAACTGGGAACAGATGTATGGGATAAACTTAAGAAAACAACAAAAAAGAAAGTCAAAGATATCGCCCGCGACTTGATCATGCTCTATGCAAAGCGTAAAGCACAAACAGGGACTGCCTTTAGCCCCGACAGTTATCTTCAAAATGAGCTAGAAGCTTCCTTTATCTATGAAGATACACCAGATCAAGAAAAAGCGACCGCAGATGTCAAGCGCGATATGGAGTCGCCACATCCGATGGATCGACTCGTCTGTGGTGATGTTGGTTTCGGAAAAACAGAAATTGCTATCCGTGCAGCATTTAAAGCTGTTGCAGACAGCAAGCAAGTTGCGGTTCTGGTACCCACCACGATTCTTGCTCATCAACATTTCCGGACTTTTACCGAACGTCTTAAGGATCTTCCTTGCACCATCGATTATATCAATAGATTCAAAACAGCAAAACAAATTAAAGAAACCTTAGCCAAATTAGCCGAAGGCAAAATTGATATCATCATCGGCACCCACAGATTGGTAAGTAAAGATGTCAAATTCAAAGATTTGGGATTAATGATTATCGATGAAGAACAAAAATTTGGTGTTTCGGTAAAAGAGAAATTAAAACTATTGCGTGCCAATGTAGATTCTTTGACATTAACGGCAACGCCTATACCCCGTACTTTACACTTCTCCCTAATGGGAGCCCGAGATCTAAGTTTAATCAATACACCGCCTCCCAATCGTCAACCTGTACAAACAGAATTACATGTGTTCAATGAAACATTGATACAAGAAGCAGTATCCTTTGAACTCGAACGTGGCGGGCAAGTATTCTTCATCCATAACCGTGTAGCCGATCTTAAACAGCTCGGCGCTATGATCCAAAAATTAGTGCCCAATGCTCGTGTCGGCATCGCACATGGGCAACTTGAAGGTGATGATCTGGAAGATGTCATGTTGAAATTTATCAATCATGATTTTGATGTTTTGGTTGCCACGACCATCATTGAAGCAGGATTAGATATTCCAAATGCAAACACCATCATCATCAACCATGCGCACATGTTTGGTTTGAGTGACCTCCACCAAATGCGTGGACGTGTGGGGCGCTCGAATAAAAAATCATTCTGTTATCTATTAAGTCCACCTTTATCAACGTTAACTTCCGAAGCGTATAAACGCTTGTCTGCTATTGAAGAATTCTCCGAGCTTGGGGCAGGATTTAATGTTGCTATGCGAGATTTGGATATCCGTGGGTCTGGTAATTTATTAGGCGGAGAGCAGTCAGGTTTTATAGCCGAAATTGGTTTTGAAATGTATCATAAAATTCTTGATGAAGCGATCCAAGAATTAAAAGAAGATGAATTCTCAGAAGTATTTGCTGATGATAAAGACCATAAATATGTTTCATTCACACAGATCGACACCGATATGGAAGTATTGATTCCTGATGAATATGTGACGAATATCAGTGAACGCTATAATCTGTACACTGAAATATCGAAACTTGACAATGAGGATCAATTGACTGATTTTGCAGTATCGCTCGAAGATCGATTTGGTCCGATACCACATGAAGTTTTTGAATTATTTAATACTTTACGCTTACAGTGGTTTGGAAAACAGATTGGATTTGAGAAGATATCTTATAAGAAAAATACGCTTAAAGGTTATTTTGTCAATAATCCAAAGTCAGCTTATTTCGAATCCGACCAATTTGGAAAAGTGTTGGCATTTGTCCAGCAACATCCCGAAATCAGTAATCTAAAAGAAATCAAAAAGCAACTGCGATTGGCATTGAGTAATGTCAATAGCATTAGCTACGCGTTAAAACTTTTAAAAGAAATGGTTTAG